The proteins below come from a single Pandoraea apista genomic window:
- the atzF gene encoding allophanate hydrolase, protein MRGWTIGDWLAAYRDGATPSSLLTEWRRTLNKPDAAWISVVSEVVLAAQLGALTDRLAAAGGDLRQFPLYGVPFAVKDNIDVAGFETTAGCPAFAYAPDKSATVVARLVAAGAIVMGKTNLDQFATGLVGVRSPYGIPANAFDPAYISGGSSSGSASVVARGLVPFSLGTDTAGSGRVPAGLNNIVGIKPTRGALSNTGVVPACRTLDCVSVFASTVPDATRVYDVAAALDLTDGLSREAPRSALSWRMPDTPRLAIPAAPEFYGDKLAEQAFAETVATMQSRGAVCVPVDFSLFDEVTALLYDGAWVAERYAAIRNFAQTNEADIHPVVRDIIFKAKQFSAADAFDDAYRLADLKRKADALLAGFDALLVPTAPTHYRIDELLSDPVRLNTRQGKYTNFVNLLDWSAVAVPACLRSDGLPFGITLIADAWRERALCEYAARWHEATGLPRGATGLPVPERLASDTHAPVPQEGIEGDVIRVAVVGAHLRGMPLNHELTSRNARFVEATTTQSTYRLYALANTTPPKPGLVRGDDGRAIHVELWDVPAAAFGTFVAGVPAPLGIGTLELADGQWVKGFICEPFAIRDAMDITEFGGWAAYQQSLRAATPNIR, encoded by the coding sequence ATGCGTGGATGGACCATCGGCGATTGGCTGGCAGCCTACAGAGATGGCGCGACCCCGAGTTCGTTACTCACCGAATGGCGTCGGACACTGAACAAACCGGATGCCGCCTGGATTTCGGTCGTCTCCGAAGTCGTGCTGGCAGCGCAACTGGGGGCGCTGACCGATCGTCTGGCAGCCGCCGGCGGCGACCTTCGCCAGTTTCCGCTGTATGGCGTGCCGTTCGCGGTGAAGGACAACATCGATGTCGCGGGCTTCGAGACGACCGCAGGCTGCCCAGCGTTTGCTTACGCGCCCGACAAAAGCGCGACGGTCGTTGCCCGTCTCGTTGCAGCGGGCGCTATCGTCATGGGCAAGACCAATCTGGATCAGTTCGCCACGGGTCTGGTCGGCGTGCGCTCGCCGTATGGCATTCCCGCCAATGCGTTCGATCCGGCTTACATCAGCGGTGGATCGAGTTCCGGCTCGGCATCGGTGGTCGCGCGGGGGCTCGTGCCTTTCTCGCTGGGCACCGATACGGCCGGGTCGGGCCGCGTGCCTGCCGGTCTGAACAATATCGTCGGTATCAAGCCCACGCGTGGCGCGCTCAGCAATACCGGGGTGGTGCCTGCGTGCCGCACGCTCGACTGTGTCTCCGTGTTCGCGAGCACCGTCCCCGACGCCACCCGTGTCTACGACGTGGCTGCTGCACTGGACCTGACGGACGGACTCTCGCGCGAGGCGCCCCGATCGGCGTTGTCGTGGCGCATGCCCGATACCCCCCGGCTGGCGATCCCCGCCGCCCCCGAGTTTTACGGCGACAAGCTCGCCGAGCAGGCGTTTGCGGAAACCGTCGCAACGATGCAGTCGCGCGGTGCCGTGTGTGTGCCGGTCGACTTCTCATTGTTCGACGAAGTGACGGCGTTGCTCTACGACGGCGCCTGGGTGGCGGAACGTTATGCCGCCATTCGCAACTTCGCGCAAACGAATGAGGCGGATATTCACCCGGTGGTGCGAGACATCATCTTCAAGGCAAAACAGTTCTCGGCCGCCGACGCGTTCGACGATGCCTATCGGCTCGCCGATCTCAAGCGCAAGGCCGACGCGCTACTCGCCGGTTTCGATGCATTGCTCGTGCCCACTGCACCGACGCACTACCGGATCGACGAATTGCTGAGCGATCCCGTACGGTTGAACACTCGGCAAGGGAAGTACACCAACTTCGTGAACCTGCTGGACTGGAGTGCGGTAGCCGTGCCGGCCTGCCTGCGAAGCGACGGCCTGCCGTTCGGCATAACCTTGATTGCCGACGCGTGGCGTGAGCGGGCGTTATGCGAGTATGCCGCGCGGTGGCACGAAGCGACCGGGCTGCCGCGCGGTGCGACAGGCTTGCCGGTGCCTGAGCGCCTCGCGTCCGACACACATGCACCGGTGCCGCAGGAAGGGATCGAGGGCGACGTGATTCGTGTCGCGGTCGTTGGTGCGCACCTGCGTGGCATGCCGCTCAATCACGAGTTGACGTCGCGCAATGCGCGCTTCGTCGAGGCAACCACCACCCAATCGACCTACCGGCTCTATGCGCTGGCAAACACCACGCCGCCGAAGCCGGGGCTCGTGCGCGGCGACGACGGCCGTGCCATCCATGTGGAGTTGTGGGATGTTCCCGCCGCCGCGTTCGGCACGTTTGTGGCGGGCGTTCCTGCGCCACTCGGCATCGGCACACTGGAACTGGCCGATGGCCAGTGGGTGAAGGGTTTCATCTGCGAGCCGTTTGCCATTCGCGACGCCATGGACATTACCGAATTCGGCGGCTGGGCCGCCTACCAGCAATCGCTGCGTGCCGCCACGCCCAACATTCGCTAA
- the uca gene encoding urea carboxylase, protein MFDTVLIANRGEIACRIARTLRRMDIRSVAVYSDADRNSLHVGAADVAVPLGGNSPAESYLRTDLIIAAAKATGAQAIIPGYGFLSENAEFAAQCEAQGIAFVGPTPEQMEQFGLKHAARELAELAGVPLTPGSGLLADVDAARSAAAVIGYPVMLKSTAGGGGIGLTRCNDEAALVTAFASVQRLGKSFFANAGVFVERFVDRARHIEVQIFGDGQGNVITLGERDCSLQRRHQKVVEETPAPNLPPQVREQLLAAARRLGQSVNYRSAGTVEFIYDAARQAFYFLEVNTRLQVEHAITEAVTGVDLVEWMIRTAAGEPPALDRDVTGHGASIEVRVYAENPLRNFVPSPGVLTQVEFPAEVRVDTWVETGTEVSAHYDPMIAKVIVFGDDRKAAIARLRDALARVRLGGIATNLDYLRAVVGAEAFAAGDVSTRALDTFPYAPNAVEVLDPGTYTTIQDYPGRVGYWDIGLPPSGPMDDWAFRVANRIVGNAPHAAGIEATVLGPTLRFWADATIALTGAPADAELDAAPVPFWSPIHVKAGQTLRMGKARDGCRTYLAVRHGFDVPVYLGSRATFALGQFGGHAGRTLRASDVLPIADVTLPATQDLAPAHAPMALPEALIPRYGKTWDIGVLYGPHGAPDFFTQASIDTFFAAEWEVHYNSNRLGIRLNGPKPEWTRADGGEAGLHPSNIHDCEYAIGSINFTGDMPVILTRDGPSLGGFVCPVTIAKAELWKVGQVKPGDKIRFRPISFDDALALERAQDALLANWNAALVQAPAESGQLHEPERLYRTFPEATPILHAAPARGERPKAVVRQAGDKHVLVEYGENVLDLNLRFRIHALMEALRSQAIEGVLELSPGVRSLQVRFDSRVISQRTLVEIIAAADDGLCDIRTMQVPSRVVYLPMAYEDSATLDAVARYRQSVRDKAPWLPSNTEFIRRINGLDSAQAVQDTVFAASYMVLGLGDVYLGAPCAVPVDPRHRLLTSKYNPARTYTAEGTVGIGGVYMCIYGMDSPGGYQLVGRTLPIWNKFLKNEAFVDGKPWLLRFFDQVRFYPVTEAELDTLRRDFREGRQSVRIEEEVFDLGEYNAFLDRISGEMASFKAAQKQAFDAEVERWVAEASAGEGAQEDREPGAPIEIQGTVVAADITGNVWKLLAKQGEKVSAGDPLLILEAMKMEFQIAAPHDGVVGSFHCRPGMMISAGDPLVSLV, encoded by the coding sequence ATGTTCGATACCGTTCTGATCGCCAACCGTGGCGAGATCGCTTGTCGTATTGCGCGCACGTTGCGTCGCATGGACATTCGCAGCGTTGCGGTGTATTCCGACGCCGACCGCAATAGCCTTCATGTCGGCGCAGCCGATGTGGCCGTGCCATTGGGCGGAAATTCGCCCGCCGAGAGCTATTTGCGTACGGATCTCATCATTGCCGCAGCGAAAGCGACCGGTGCGCAGGCCATCATCCCCGGATATGGTTTTTTGTCGGAGAACGCTGAATTTGCAGCGCAATGCGAGGCGCAGGGCATCGCATTCGTCGGCCCGACGCCCGAACAGATGGAGCAGTTCGGGCTCAAGCACGCGGCCCGCGAGCTTGCCGAACTCGCTGGCGTGCCGCTGACGCCGGGCTCGGGATTGCTCGCCGACGTTGACGCTGCGCGATCGGCGGCCGCTGTTATCGGGTATCCCGTCATGCTCAAGAGCACGGCGGGGGGCGGGGGTATCGGTCTTACGCGCTGTAACGACGAAGCGGCGCTTGTTACGGCTTTCGCGTCTGTGCAGCGACTGGGGAAGTCGTTCTTCGCGAATGCCGGTGTCTTTGTCGAGCGCTTCGTGGATCGTGCGCGGCACATTGAAGTCCAGATTTTCGGCGATGGACAAGGCAACGTCATTACGCTGGGCGAACGCGACTGTTCGCTGCAACGCCGTCATCAGAAGGTTGTGGAGGAGACCCCGGCACCCAACTTGCCTCCTCAAGTGCGCGAACAACTGCTGGCAGCGGCCCGTCGGCTGGGACAGTCGGTCAACTACCGGTCGGCAGGCACGGTCGAGTTCATTTACGACGCTGCCAGGCAAGCGTTCTACTTCCTCGAAGTCAATACGCGTTTGCAAGTGGAGCACGCGATTACCGAGGCCGTGACGGGGGTAGATCTCGTCGAGTGGATGATTCGCACCGCGGCCGGCGAGCCGCCGGCACTCGATCGGGACGTGACCGGCCACGGCGCCAGCATCGAGGTTCGGGTCTACGCCGAGAACCCATTACGCAACTTCGTGCCTAGTCCGGGCGTGCTCACGCAGGTCGAGTTTCCGGCAGAGGTGCGTGTCGATACCTGGGTCGAAACGGGAACGGAGGTGTCGGCGCACTACGACCCGATGATCGCCAAGGTCATTGTTTTCGGCGACGACCGGAAGGCGGCCATCGCCCGTCTTCGGGACGCACTGGCACGCGTGCGGCTTGGCGGTATTGCGACCAATCTCGACTACCTGCGCGCGGTTGTGGGCGCGGAAGCATTCGCTGCCGGGGATGTTTCGACGCGGGCGCTCGACACTTTTCCCTATGCGCCGAATGCCGTCGAAGTGCTTGACCCCGGTACTTACACAACGATTCAGGACTATCCGGGCCGCGTGGGTTACTGGGATATCGGCCTGCCGCCGTCGGGGCCGATGGACGACTGGGCGTTTCGCGTGGCCAATCGGATCGTCGGCAACGCTCCGCACGCAGCAGGTATCGAGGCAACGGTCCTGGGGCCGACGTTGCGCTTCTGGGCCGACGCCACGATTGCGTTGACGGGTGCACCGGCAGACGCCGAACTCGATGCGGCGCCGGTGCCGTTCTGGTCTCCGATTCACGTCAAGGCCGGGCAGACGCTGCGCATGGGCAAGGCACGAGACGGATGCCGGACTTACCTCGCCGTCCGTCATGGATTCGACGTCCCCGTCTACCTCGGCAGCCGCGCCACGTTCGCATTGGGACAATTCGGGGGGCATGCAGGGCGGACCTTGCGCGCATCTGACGTCTTGCCCATTGCCGACGTGACATTGCCTGCAACGCAGGATCTTGCGCCGGCGCATGCGCCGATGGCATTGCCCGAAGCGCTGATTCCCAGGTACGGCAAGACATGGGACATCGGCGTGCTCTATGGCCCGCACGGCGCGCCGGATTTCTTTACGCAAGCGTCCATCGACACGTTCTTCGCGGCCGAGTGGGAAGTGCATTACAACTCGAACCGGCTGGGTATTCGCCTGAACGGGCCCAAGCCCGAGTGGACCCGCGCAGACGGCGGCGAGGCCGGTTTGCATCCGTCGAATATTCACGATTGCGAATACGCGATCGGCAGCATCAATTTCACCGGCGACATGCCGGTGATCCTGACACGAGACGGCCCGAGTCTCGGCGGATTTGTCTGCCCCGTCACGATTGCGAAGGCGGAGCTGTGGAAGGTCGGGCAGGTCAAGCCCGGCGACAAGATACGTTTCCGGCCGATCTCCTTCGACGATGCGCTCGCGCTAGAACGCGCTCAGGACGCCTTGCTTGCCAATTGGAATGCTGCGCTGGTGCAAGCACCGGCCGAATCGGGCCAATTGCATGAACCGGAGCGCCTATATCGAACATTCCCCGAGGCCACGCCGATCCTCCACGCGGCACCCGCACGAGGCGAGCGGCCGAAGGCGGTCGTGCGGCAGGCCGGTGACAAACATGTGCTCGTGGAATATGGCGAGAACGTACTGGATCTGAATTTGCGCTTTCGTATTCATGCGTTGATGGAGGCGTTGCGGTCGCAGGCTATCGAGGGCGTGCTGGAGCTTTCACCCGGCGTGCGCTCATTGCAGGTGCGCTTTGACAGCCGCGTGATATCACAGCGCACGCTGGTCGAGATCATTGCGGCTGCGGACGACGGATTGTGCGACATTCGCACGATGCAGGTGCCCAGCCGCGTGGTCTATCTGCCAATGGCGTATGAGGATTCCGCCACGCTCGATGCGGTTGCGCGGTATCGCCAGTCGGTCCGCGACAAGGCGCCGTGGTTGCCGAGCAATACGGAGTTCATCCGGCGGATCAATGGGTTGGACTCTGCGCAGGCGGTGCAGGACACCGTTTTCGCCGCGAGTTACATGGTGCTGGGTTTGGGCGATGTGTACCTCGGGGCACCGTGCGCGGTACCGGTCGATCCGCGTCACCGATTGCTGACTTCCAAGTACAACCCCGCACGGACCTACACCGCGGAGGGAACGGTGGGCATCGGCGGTGTCTACATGTGTATTTACGGCATGGATTCGCCCGGAGGGTATCAGTTGGTCGGTCGCACGTTGCCGATCTGGAACAAGTTTCTCAAGAACGAGGCGTTCGTCGACGGCAAGCCGTGGTTGCTGCGCTTCTTCGATCAGGTGCGCTTCTATCCGGTAACGGAGGCCGAGCTCGACACGCTACGGCGAGACTTCCGGGAAGGGCGGCAGAGCGTGCGTATCGAGGAGGAAGTCTTCGATCTGGGCGAGTACAACGCGTTTCTGGATCGTATCTCGGGCGAGATGGCGTCGTTCAAAGCAGCGCAGAAGCAAGCGTTCGACGCCGAGGTCGAGCGCTGGGTGGCGGAGGCGTCGGCAGGCGAGGGCGCACAGGAGGACCGCGAGCCTGGCGCGCCGATCGAGATTCAGGGCACCGTCGTAGCGGCGGATATTACGGGGAACGTTTGGAAGCTGCTGGCAAAGCAGGGCGAGAAGGTCAGCGCGGGCGACCCGTTGTTAATTCTGGAAGCGATGAAGATGGAATTTCAAATTGCAGCACCGCATGACGGCGTGGTCGGGTCGTTTCATTGCCGGCCGGGAATGATGATCAGTGCGGGAGATCCGCTGGTGTCGCTGGTATGA